Proteins found in one Amycolatopsis aidingensis genomic segment:
- a CDS encoding TetR/AcrR family transcriptional regulator codes for MTKPTRRGRERAATDKEIRQIARKLLVEQGPEAVTLRAIARELGITAPALYRYYVSRDDLVEHLRLDVIADLGAELAAEAEAMADEGALQLFAICRGFRRWALTHTREFTLVFASPTGGVGSAASSVATLKRVTEPFGRIFLLAAGEVLANHELATPPEEEVPAQLREDLAAYRGELLAVINSAGLDIPAEKLDLGTTYLMIQFWARLYGHVTLEVFGNYPIPVSNPDALFDAMLADLAREIGLTLASTR; via the coding sequence ATGACGAAACCGACGCGCAGGGGGCGCGAGCGTGCGGCCACCGACAAGGAGATCAGGCAGATCGCCAGGAAGCTCCTCGTCGAGCAGGGGCCGGAGGCGGTCACCCTGCGCGCGATCGCCCGTGAGCTCGGCATCACCGCACCAGCGCTGTACCGCTACTACGTGTCCAGGGACGACCTGGTGGAGCACCTGCGCCTGGACGTCATCGCCGACCTCGGTGCCGAGCTGGCCGCCGAGGCGGAGGCGATGGCCGACGAGGGCGCGCTGCAGCTGTTCGCCATCTGCCGGGGGTTCCGGCGCTGGGCGCTGACGCACACCAGGGAGTTCACCCTGGTGTTCGCCTCCCCGACCGGCGGGGTCGGCTCGGCGGCGAGCAGTGTGGCCACGCTGAAGCGGGTCACCGAGCCGTTCGGCCGGATCTTCCTGCTGGCCGCGGGTGAGGTGCTGGCCAACCACGAGCTGGCCACCCCGCCCGAGGAGGAGGTGCCCGCGCAGCTGCGCGAGGACCTGGCCGCCTACCGGGGCGAGCTGCTCGCGGTGATCAACTCCGCCGGGCTGGACATCCCGGCGGAGAAGCTGGACCTCGGCACCACCTACCTGATGATCCAGTTCTGGGCGCGGTTGTACGGGCACGTCACCCTGGAGGTGTTCGGCAACTACCCGATCCCGGTCTCCAACCCGGACGCACTGTTCGACGCGATGCTGGCCGACCTCGCCAGGGAGATCGGCCTCACCCTCGCCTCGACCCGGTGA
- a CDS encoding IS630 family transposase — MARIGRPKKAELTVSEADRRELVRGARAATSTQAYALRCRIVLACAEPGAFNKDVAAAVGVSVPTVAKWRGRFIEHGLAGLADEPRPGRPPSILLEQVEEVVALTLEQTPRNATHWSRASMAERTGLSRSTVGRIWRRFDLKPHVVDGFKLSTDPLFVRKVVDVVGLYHNPPERAVVLCVDEKSQMQALDRSQPVLPMMPGMPERRTHDYARHGTTSLFAAFNIADGTVITELHRRHRATEFKKFLTSIDKAVPADLDVHLVCDNLATHKTPIVNEWLARHPRFHVHFTPTGSSWVNQVERWFGYLTDQLTRRGVHTSVAGLEKDVRDWIQRWNADPKPFVWRKTAEEILDSLARYLQRISGAGH, encoded by the coding sequence ATGGCGCGGATCGGTCGGCCGAAGAAGGCTGAGTTGACGGTGAGCGAGGCTGATCGTCGGGAGTTGGTGCGTGGGGCGCGGGCGGCGACGTCGACGCAGGCGTATGCGTTGCGGTGTCGGATTGTGCTGGCGTGTGCGGAGCCGGGTGCGTTCAATAAGGATGTGGCTGCCGCTGTGGGGGTGTCGGTGCCGACGGTGGCCAAGTGGCGGGGTCGGTTCATCGAGCATGGCTTGGCCGGGTTGGCTGACGAGCCGCGGCCGGGGCGTCCGCCGTCGATCCTGCTGGAGCAGGTCGAGGAAGTGGTTGCCTTGACTCTGGAACAGACGCCGCGTAACGCCACGCATTGGTCGCGGGCTTCGATGGCCGAGCGCACCGGGCTGTCGCGCTCGACTGTGGGCAGGATCTGGCGGCGTTTCGACCTCAAGCCCCATGTGGTGGACGGGTTCAAGCTCTCGACGGATCCGCTGTTCGTGCGCAAAGTCGTGGATGTTGTCGGGCTGTATCACAATCCGCCCGAGCGGGCGGTGGTGCTGTGTGTCGACGAGAAGTCCCAGATGCAGGCGTTGGATCGGTCCCAGCCGGTCCTGCCGATGATGCCGGGCATGCCGGAGCGACGCACCCACGACTACGCTCGCCATGGCACGACCAGCCTGTTCGCGGCGTTCAACATCGCCGATGGCACGGTCATCACCGAGTTGCATCGCCGCCACCGCGCCACCGAGTTCAAGAAGTTCCTCACCAGCATCGACAAGGCGGTGCCCGCCGACCTCGACGTGCACCTGGTCTGCGACAACCTGGCCACCCACAAAACACCGATCGTCAACGAGTGGCTGGCACGGCATCCGCGCTTCCATGTGCATTTCACCCCGACCGGGTCGTCGTGGGTCAACCAAGTGGAGCGCTGGTTCGGCTACCTCACCGACCAGCTCACCCGCCGCGGAGTCCACACCAGTGTGGCGGGATTGGAGAAGGACGTCCGCGACTGGATCCAGCGGTGGAACGCCGACCCCAAACCCTTCGTCTGGCGCAAGACCGCCGAAGAGATCCTCGACTCCCTCGCCCGATATCTACAACGCATTTCAGGCGCAGGACACTAG
- the leuS gene encoding leucine--tRNA ligase yields MNEGTETAPAHRYNAALAGQIELRWQGYWADHGTYHAPNPVGQLAEEGRPVPSDKLFVQDMFPYPSGAGLHVGHPLGFIGSDVFARYHRMTGRNVLHTMGFDAFGLPAELYAVQTGTHPRATTEANIERYLSQIRRLGLGHDERRRIATTDIEYYRWTQWIFLQIFNSYYDESEGKARPIAELEREYAQDKRRTPDGRNWCELTRAEQRRIIDSHRLVYLSEAPVNWAPGLGTVVANEEVTPDGRTERGNFPVFRRNLKQWMMRITAYADRLVDDLELLDWPEKVKTMQRNWIGRSQGANLHFPVADAETGTGTTVEVFTTRPDTLFGATYVVLAPEHPLVPELTARSWPEGTDQRWTGGAGTPAEAIAEYRAATARKSELDRQENKDKTGVFTGSFVVNPVNDQRLPIFVADYVLMGYGTGAIMAVPGQDQRDWDFATAFGLEIIRTVRPSEDFDGEAYLGDGPAINSASEHLSLNGLEIEDAKKTIIAWLEEHGHGEGTVQYKLRDWLFARQRYWGEPFPVVYDEDGVPIPLPESHLPVELPYLDDYSPQTFDPEDAESEPSPPLSKATDWVEVTLDLGDGPKKYRRDTNVMPQWAGSCWYQLRYIDPTNDEAFVDPENEKYWVGPRPAEHGVDDPGGTDLYVGGVEHAVLHLLYARFWHKVLYDLGHVSAKEPYRRLYNQGYIQAYAYTDSRGFYVPAHEVTEQDGRFFHNGEEVTQEYGKMGKSLKNVVTPDEMAANYGADTFRFYEMAMGPLDMSRPWATKDVVGAHRFLQRLWRLVVDEETGELRVSEDEPTTADRRQLHKTIAGVREDYAEMRFNTAGAKLIELNNHLTKAYGSAAGTPRELAEPLVLMLAPLCPHLAEELWQRLGHVDSLAHGPFPVADEQYLVEDTVEYPIQVNGKVRSRVTVPADAGTEDVQAAALAEEKIAALLDGGAPRKVIVVPGRLVNVVL; encoded by the coding sequence ATGAACGAGGGCACCGAAACGGCTCCGGCGCACCGCTACAACGCGGCGCTGGCCGGGCAGATCGAGCTGCGCTGGCAGGGTTACTGGGCCGACCACGGCACCTACCACGCGCCCAACCCGGTCGGCCAGCTCGCCGAGGAGGGCAGGCCGGTCCCCTCGGACAAGCTGTTCGTGCAGGACATGTTCCCCTACCCGTCCGGGGCCGGGCTGCATGTCGGGCACCCGCTGGGCTTCATCGGCAGCGATGTCTTCGCCCGCTACCACCGGATGACCGGGCGTAACGTGCTGCACACCATGGGCTTCGACGCCTTCGGGCTGCCCGCCGAGCTGTACGCGGTACAGACCGGGACGCATCCACGCGCCACCACCGAGGCGAACATCGAGCGGTACCTGAGCCAGATCCGCAGGCTGGGGCTGGGCCACGACGAGCGCCGCCGGATCGCGACCACCGACATCGAGTACTACCGCTGGACGCAGTGGATCTTCCTGCAGATCTTCAACTCCTACTACGACGAGAGCGAGGGCAAGGCCCGCCCGATCGCCGAGCTGGAGCGGGAGTACGCGCAGGACAAGCGGCGCACCCCGGACGGAAGGAACTGGTGTGAGCTGACCAGGGCCGAGCAGCGCCGGATCATCGACTCGCACCGCCTGGTCTACCTGTCCGAAGCCCCGGTCAACTGGGCCCCGGGGCTGGGCACGGTGGTCGCCAACGAGGAGGTGACCCCGGACGGCCGCACCGAGCGCGGCAACTTCCCGGTGTTCCGCAGGAACCTGAAGCAGTGGATGATGCGGATCACCGCCTATGCCGACCGCCTTGTCGATGACCTGGAGCTGCTGGACTGGCCGGAGAAGGTCAAGACCATGCAGCGCAACTGGATCGGCCGCTCGCAGGGTGCCAACCTGCACTTCCCGGTGGCCGACGCCGAGACCGGCACCGGCACCACGGTCGAGGTGTTCACCACCCGCCCGGACACCCTGTTCGGCGCCACCTACGTGGTGCTGGCCCCCGAGCACCCGCTGGTTCCGGAGCTGACCGCGCGGTCCTGGCCGGAGGGCACCGACCAGCGCTGGACCGGTGGTGCGGGCACGCCTGCCGAGGCGATCGCCGAGTACCGGGCGGCCACCGCGCGCAAGTCCGAGCTGGACCGCCAGGAGAACAAGGACAAGACCGGGGTGTTCACCGGCTCCTTCGTGGTGAACCCGGTCAACGACCAGCGGCTGCCGATCTTCGTGGCGGACTACGTGCTGATGGGCTACGGCACCGGCGCGATCATGGCCGTGCCCGGGCAGGACCAGCGGGACTGGGACTTCGCCACCGCCTTCGGCCTGGAGATCATCCGTACCGTGCGGCCCTCCGAGGACTTCGACGGCGAGGCTTACCTCGGCGACGGCCCCGCGATCAACTCGGCCAGCGAGCACCTGAGCCTGAACGGGCTGGAGATCGAGGACGCCAAGAAGACCATCATCGCCTGGCTGGAGGAGCACGGCCACGGCGAGGGCACGGTGCAGTACAAGCTGCGCGACTGGCTGTTCGCCCGGCAGCGCTACTGGGGCGAGCCCTTCCCCGTGGTCTACGACGAGGACGGCGTGCCGATCCCGCTGCCGGAGAGCCACCTGCCGGTCGAACTGCCCTACCTGGACGACTACTCCCCGCAGACCTTCGATCCGGAGGACGCCGAGTCCGAGCCATCGCCGCCGCTGTCCAAGGCGACCGACTGGGTCGAGGTGACCCTGGACCTTGGCGACGGGCCGAAGAAGTACCGCCGGGACACCAACGTCATGCCGCAGTGGGCCGGTTCCTGCTGGTACCAGCTGCGCTATATCGACCCGACCAACGACGAGGCCTTCGTCGACCCGGAGAACGAGAAGTACTGGGTCGGCCCGCGGCCTGCCGAGCACGGCGTGGACGACCCCGGCGGCACCGACCTGTACGTCGGCGGGGTCGAGCATGCCGTGCTGCACCTGCTGTACGCCCGGTTCTGGCACAAGGTGCTGTACGACCTCGGGCACGTCTCCGCCAAGGAGCCCTACCGCAGGCTGTACAACCAGGGCTACATCCAGGCCTACGCCTACACCGACTCGCGTGGCTTCTACGTGCCCGCGCACGAGGTGACCGAGCAGGACGGCAGGTTCTTCCACAACGGCGAGGAGGTGACGCAGGAGTACGGCAAGATGGGCAAGAGCCTGAAGAACGTTGTCACCCCGGACGAGATGGCTGCGAACTACGGCGCCGACACCTTCCGGTTCTACGAGATGGCCATGGGCCCGCTGGACATGTCCCGGCCGTGGGCGACCAAGGACGTGGTCGGGGCGCACCGGTTCCTGCAGCGCCTGTGGCGGCTGGTGGTGGACGAGGAGACCGGCGAGCTGCGGGTCTCCGAGGACGAGCCGACGACCGCGGACCGCAGGCAGCTGCACAAGACCATCGCGGGTGTGCGCGAGGACTACGCGGAGATGCGGTTCAACACCGCGGGCGCCAAGCTGATCGAGCTGAACAACCACCTCACCAAGGCCTACGGCTCGGCCGCGGGCACCCCGCGCGAGCTGGCCGAGCCCCTGGTGCTGATGCTGGCGCCGCTGTGCCCGCACCTGGCCGAGGAGCTGTGGCAGCGGCTGGGGCACGTGGACTCGCTTGCGCACGGCCCGTTCCCGGTCGCCGACGAGCAGTACCTGGTCGAGGACACCGTGGAGTACCCGATCCAGGTCAACGGCAAGGTGCGCTCCAGGGTCACCGTGCCCGCCGACGCGGGCACCGAGGACGTGCAGGCGGCCGCGCTGGCCGAGGAGAAGATCGCCGCGCTGCTGGACGGCGGGGCGCCGCGCAAGGTGATCGTGGTGCCTGGCCGCCTGGTGAACGTGGTGCTCTAG
- a CDS encoding SMP-30/gluconolactonase/LRE family protein: MLRRTRARAAVLVVLLAGLLVPVPAAVAVPHRPPETISATADSLHPEGVAWDPSRRAFLVGSIRHGTVSVVRPDGTVRTLVSDPRMVSTFGVHVDAARGRILVTYADMGLGERSTEETTFTSSGVGIFDLATGRPLHLVDLAIGPGRHTANDLAIDWRGNAYVTDSSSDTIYRVTPDGRGSVLVSDQRLAGESIGMNGIVWHPAGYLLAVHYEDGRLLRIDTGAGHRIREVALPAPLTGGDGLALRWDGALVAVTNSFSAPGTDAVTVLRPAWNWSAVRVVHRVGPWPVTGPSTVALSPHGAYVLSGRLEVLLAGATSDEFDLHRLRPAWGRTGWPWWLR, encoded by the coding sequence ATGCTTCGACGCACCCGCGCCAGGGCCGCGGTACTGGTGGTGCTCCTGGCCGGCCTGCTCGTGCCGGTGCCGGCCGCGGTGGCCGTTCCGCACCGGCCGCCGGAGACGATCAGCGCCACCGCGGACTCCCTGCATCCGGAGGGCGTGGCCTGGGACCCGAGCAGACGCGCCTTCCTGGTCGGGTCGATCCGGCACGGCACGGTGTCGGTGGTCCGGCCGGACGGCACCGTGCGCACCCTGGTCTCCGACCCGCGGATGGTCTCCACCTTCGGCGTGCATGTGGACGCCGCCCGCGGCCGGATCCTGGTGACCTACGCGGACATGGGCCTCGGTGAGCGTTCAACCGAGGAGACCACCTTCACCTCATCCGGGGTGGGGATCTTCGACCTGGCCACCGGCCGCCCGCTGCACCTGGTGGATCTCGCCATCGGCCCGGGCAGGCACACCGCCAACGACCTGGCCATCGACTGGCGGGGCAACGCCTACGTCACCGACTCCTCCTCGGACACCATCTACCGGGTCACCCCGGACGGCCGGGGTTCGGTGCTGGTCTCCGACCAGCGGTTGGCCGGGGAGTCCATCGGGATGAACGGGATCGTCTGGCACCCGGCCGGTTACCTGCTGGCGGTGCACTACGAGGACGGGAGGCTGCTGCGGATCGACACCGGTGCCGGGCACCGGATCCGGGAGGTCGCCCTGCCCGCCCCGCTCACCGGCGGCGACGGACTGGCCCTGCGCTGGGACGGCGCACTGGTGGCCGTCACCAACTCCTTCAGCGCTCCCGGCACGGACGCCGTGACGGTACTGCGCCCGGCGTGGAACTGGTCCGCGGTGCGGGTCGTGCACCGGGTCGGTCCGTGGCCGGTCACCGGCCCCAGCACGGTCGCGTTGTCCCCGCACGGGGCGTACGTGCTGAGCGGCAGGCTCGAGGTGCTGCTGGCTGGTGCGACCTCGGACGAGTTCGACCTGCACCGGCTGCGACCGGCCTGGGGACGAACCGGGTGGCCATGGTGGCTACGATAA
- a CDS encoding MarR family winged helix-turn-helix transcriptional regulator, which produces MRMPLDQRLGSDLKRVEQQLMTAKHEAVRPAGLTVPQFAALLVLEQSPGISAAALARSCAVTPQTMTTILRNLEQRGLIERNAHPWHGNVLETRLTESGTAVLVAADERASAVERRLADAFTEQERTTLRALLARCSEVLTS; this is translated from the coding sequence ATGCGAATGCCGCTCGACCAGCGCCTCGGCTCCGACCTGAAACGCGTCGAGCAGCAGTTGATGACCGCCAAGCACGAGGCGGTGCGGCCGGCCGGGCTGACCGTGCCGCAGTTCGCCGCGCTGCTGGTGCTGGAGCAGAGCCCCGGGATCTCGGCCGCGGCGCTGGCCCGGTCCTGCGCGGTGACCCCGCAGACGATGACCACGATCCTGCGCAACCTCGAGCAGCGCGGGCTGATCGAGCGCAACGCGCACCCCTGGCACGGCAACGTGCTGGAGACCCGGCTCACCGAGTCCGGGACGGCGGTGCTGGTGGCCGCCGACGAGCGGGCCTCGGCCGTGGAACGCAGGCTGGCCGACGCCTTCACCGAGCAGGAGCGCACGACCCTGCGCGCGCTCCTTGCCCGGTGCTCAGAGGTGCTGACCTCGTAA
- a CDS encoding esterase-like activity of phytase family protein: MRTRRLRMLAAGMIGTLTLGLLAAPPAAGHSPSVRLLGERVLPHGLEFRGTTVGGLSGIDRDPRTGEYVLISDDRGAARYYTARIPLGPRGLGEVRLTGVHVLRRPDGAAYPSGSVDPEELRVDPWRGRYYWSEEGDRIEGRLRGPSIRVAEPGGAQVRRLRVPDNWRMTEDTGPRRNLGPEGFTFAGCGALVMSALEAPLLQDGPVPTPAHGALTRITLQPRYGPAFAQYAYPVEPVFTQPDPPDGYSDNGVTSILAAGPADPTRYLVLERGYVAGVGNKVRIFRIDTSGASNVLHRSALAGARLRPVRKKLLADLSDLPLSRVDNIEGMAWGPRLPTGERTLLLVSDDNFAAGQVTQVVALALRGQHL, translated from the coding sequence ATGCGCACCAGACGGCTCCGGATGCTCGCGGCCGGGATGATCGGCACCCTCACCCTCGGCCTGCTGGCGGCGCCACCCGCCGCGGGGCATTCGCCTTCCGTCCGGCTGCTCGGCGAGCGGGTGCTGCCGCACGGCCTGGAGTTCCGCGGCACCACGGTCGGCGGGCTGTCCGGGATCGACCGCGACCCGCGCACCGGGGAGTACGTGCTGATCAGCGACGACCGGGGCGCCGCCCGCTACTACACCGCGCGGATCCCGCTCGGCCCGCGCGGCCTCGGCGAGGTGCGGCTGACCGGGGTGCACGTACTGCGGCGGCCGGACGGCGCGGCCTACCCCAGCGGGTCGGTGGACCCAGAGGAGTTGCGGGTGGACCCGTGGCGCGGCCGGTACTACTGGTCGGAGGAGGGGGACCGGATCGAAGGGCGGTTGCGGGGCCCTTCGATCCGGGTCGCGGAACCGGGCGGGGCACAGGTGCGGCGGCTGCGGGTCCCGGACAACTGGCGGATGACCGAGGACACCGGGCCGCGGCGCAACCTCGGTCCGGAGGGCTTCACCTTCGCCGGATGCGGTGCGCTGGTGATGAGCGCGCTGGAAGCACCGCTGCTGCAGGACGGCCCGGTACCCACCCCGGCGCACGGCGCGCTCACCCGGATCACCCTGCAGCCGCGGTACGGCCCCGCCTTCGCCCAGTACGCCTACCCGGTCGAGCCGGTGTTCACCCAGCCGGATCCGCCGGATGGCTACTCCGACAACGGGGTCACCTCGATCCTGGCGGCCGGGCCTGCCGACCCGACGAGGTACCTGGTGCTGGAGCGCGGGTATGTCGCCGGGGTTGGCAACAAGGTGCGGATCTTCCGGATCGACACCAGCGGGGCGAGCAATGTGCTGCACCGCAGCGCACTGGCGGGCGCACGGCTGCGGCCGGTACGCAAGAAGCTCCTTGCCGACCTTTCCGACCTTCCGCTGTCCAGGGTGGACAACATCGAGGGGATGGCATGGGGGCCGCGGCTGCCCACCGGGGAACGCACCCTGCTGCTGGTCAGCGACGACAACTTCGCCGCGGGCCAGGTGACCCAGGTGGTCGCGCTGGCGTTACGAGGTCAGCACCTCTGA
- a CDS encoding SdpI family protein yields MIVVALVPVLLGVLVGWGGWLGWRERLPRGRGAGVRTSATLRGDEAFRVANKVAGLPTLAGGGVGVLAGAAALFVPSTAAAIVTAVIGLLGMFGLLAAGGVLGHRAALAVPEPAAPAGGCAGCACGAGGCSPAQAAGSA; encoded by the coding sequence GTGATCGTTGTGGCGCTGGTTCCGGTCCTGCTCGGTGTGCTGGTCGGCTGGGGTGGCTGGCTCGGCTGGCGGGAGCGGTTGCCGCGCGGGCGGGGTGCCGGGGTGCGCACCTCCGCCACCCTGCGCGGCGACGAGGCCTTCCGGGTGGCGAACAAGGTCGCCGGGTTGCCGACGCTGGCGGGCGGCGGCGTCGGAGTACTCGCCGGGGCGGCCGCGCTGTTCGTGCCGAGTACGGCCGCCGCCATCGTCACAGCCGTGATCGGCCTGCTCGGGATGTTCGGCCTGCTCGCCGCGGGCGGAGTGCTCGGTCATCGCGCGGCACTGGCCGTCCCGGAGCCTGCCGCACCCGCAGGCGGCTGCGCGGGCTGTGCCTGCGGCGCGGGCGGCTGCTCCCCGGCGCAGGCAGCCGGTAGCGCGTAA
- a CDS encoding YqgE/AlgH family protein yields the protein MVSVQADAEVEPGTLLVAAPTMFDPNFRRTVVFVIDHREEGTLGVILNRPSEVPVDDVLPSWGPHVAEPQAVFVGGPVEKKTALCLAALRTGEHAGSVPGVIAVRGPVALVDLDADPDLLMPKVRGLRVFAGYAGWDSGQLAGEIDRGDWLIVPALPSDVLATPKRDLWGQVLRRQGVPTALLATHPGDLQRN from the coding sequence ATGGTGTCCGTGCAAGCCGACGCCGAGGTTGAACCGGGCACACTGCTGGTCGCTGCCCCGACGATGTTCGATCCCAACTTCCGGCGGACCGTGGTGTTCGTCATCGACCACCGCGAGGAGGGCACCCTCGGCGTCATCCTGAACCGGCCGAGCGAGGTCCCTGTGGATGACGTGCTGCCGAGTTGGGGGCCGCATGTGGCGGAGCCGCAGGCGGTGTTCGTTGGCGGGCCGGTGGAGAAGAAGACCGCGCTGTGCCTTGCCGCGCTGCGCACCGGGGAGCACGCCGGTTCGGTACCGGGGGTGATCGCCGTCCGCGGGCCGGTGGCGCTGGTGGACCTGGACGCCGACCCGGACCTGCTGATGCCGAAGGTGCGCGGGCTGCGGGTGTTCGCCGGGTACGCTGGCTGGGACTCCGGGCAGCTGGCCGGGGAGATCGACCGTGGCGACTGGCTGATCGTGCCCGCGCTGCCAAGCGATGTGCTGGCCACCCCGAAACGCGACCTGTGGGGGCAGGTGCTGCGCAGGCAGGGTGTACCCACGGCACTGCTGGCCACGCACCCCGGTGACCTGCAGCGGAACTGA
- a CDS encoding MFS transporter, which yields MPGFRRLLLARFSAQWGDGVFQAGLAGAVLFNPERAADALTIAGGFAALLLPYSVIGPFAGALLDRWDRRQVLVVANLLRVIGILASAAAVGFGVEGPGLFTLALLVIGISRFAGAGTSASLPHVVPRHSLVTANSVAVTLGALIAVVGGGCAIGLRAVFGEGNTGSAVTTTFAVAGSFAAAAVAAGFARGSLGPDRMNEPAEALIAVARGLADGGRAAARAPRVAAGFVALFAHRAAFAVSLLLTVLLMRYSFTDIGLLKAGLPGLGQVAALGGAGILLAGVLTPRLVARFGRTRVVVSALLLAAAAQAGLGLPFLLPTVLVASFLITSAGQVLKLCVDSAVQADIGDEARGRVFALYDTLFNVTMVAAVAVAATLSPLDGHSPGLLLAATGCYLIGIAGYLVAVRR from the coding sequence ATGCCCGGCTTCCGCAGGCTGTTGCTGGCAAGGTTCTCCGCGCAGTGGGGTGACGGGGTCTTCCAGGCCGGGCTGGCCGGGGCGGTGTTGTTCAACCCCGAGCGCGCCGCCGACGCACTGACCATTGCGGGCGGGTTCGCCGCGCTGTTGCTGCCGTACTCCGTGATCGGGCCGTTCGCCGGGGCACTGCTGGACCGCTGGGACCGCAGGCAGGTGCTGGTGGTGGCCAACCTGCTGCGGGTGATCGGCATCCTGGCCAGCGCCGCGGCCGTCGGCTTCGGGGTGGAGGGGCCGGGGCTGTTCACCCTGGCCCTGCTGGTGATCGGCATCTCCCGGTTCGCAGGCGCGGGCACCTCCGCCTCCCTGCCGCATGTGGTGCCGCGGCACAGCCTGGTCACAGCCAACTCGGTCGCGGTCACCCTGGGCGCGCTGATCGCGGTGGTCGGCGGCGGCTGCGCGATCGGGTTGCGGGCGGTGTTCGGCGAGGGCAACACCGGCTCGGCGGTCACCACCACGTTCGCGGTGGCCGGTTCCTTCGCCGCCGCGGCAGTGGCCGCCGGGTTCGCCCGCGGCAGCCTCGGCCCGGACCGGATGAACGAGCCCGCCGAGGCGCTGATCGCGGTGGCCCGCGGGCTGGCCGATGGCGGCCGCGCCGCGGCCCGCGCGCCGAGGGTGGCCGCCGGGTTCGTCGCGCTGTTCGCCCACCGCGCTGCCTTCGCGGTCTCGCTGCTGCTCACCGTGCTGCTGATGCGCTATTCCTTCACCGACATCGGCCTGCTCAAGGCGGGGCTGCCCGGGCTGGGGCAGGTCGCCGCGCTGGGCGGTGCGGGCATCCTGCTGGCCGGGGTGCTCACCCCGCGGCTGGTCGCCCGCTTCGGCCGCACCCGGGTGGTGGTGAGCGCGCTGTTGCTGGCGGCCGCGGCGCAGGCCGGGCTCGGGCTGCCGTTCCTGCTGCCCACCGTGCTGGTCGCCTCGTTCCTGATCACCTCGGCCGGTCAGGTGCTGAAGCTGTGCGTGGACTCCGCCGTGCAGGCCGATATCGGGGACGAGGCCCGCGGCAGGGTGTTCGCCCTGTACGACACCCTGTTCAACGTCACCATGGTCGCCGCGGTGGCCGTGGCCGCCACGCTCAGCCCGCTGGACGGGCACTCGCCGGGACTCCTGCTCGCCGCCACCGGGTGTTACCTGATCGGTATCGCCGGTTACCTGGTGGCCGTGCGCCGGTGA